One window of Pelobates fuscus isolate aPelFus1 chromosome 9, aPelFus1.pri, whole genome shotgun sequence genomic DNA carries:
- the LOC134572685 gene encoding LHFPL tetraspan subfamily member 3 protein-like: MALDAPPRYALEHVPMLDTAFVRNGRAVAALWAACTLFLGVLEIVVLLEPSWVLGAEGSGHFGLYQVCEDSNWGPECRGSPGALQALPSFQTAAGFMVGALLLVLLSLGCSGLLWFCHSGTVFKLCAWLQLSAASCQAIACLLFPDGWDSPMVRSLCGHRSDRYELGGCSVHWGFVLAILGTFDALVLSILGFTLGKRQDALHPDVAAHIKHGFSKEFP, from the exons ATGGCTCTGG ATGCCCCCCCTAGGTACGCCCTGGAGCATGTTCCTATGCTTGACACAGCCTTTGTCCGGAATGGTCGCGCTGTCGCCGCCCTGTGGGCAGCGTGTACCCTGTTCCTTGGGGTACTGGAGATTGTGGTGCTGTTGGAGCCATCGTGGGTTTTAGGTGCAGAGGGAAGTGGACACTTTGGCCTTTACCAGGTGTGTGAGGATTCTAATTGGGGGCCAGAGTGTCGAGGTTCCCCAGGGGCCCTGCAGGCTCTGCCATCTTTCCAAACTGCTGCCGGATTCATGGTCGGGGCACTGTTGCTGGTGCTGCTCAGTTTGGGCTGCTCTGGACTCTTGTGGTTTTGTCACTCAGGAACCGTCTTCAAACTATGTGCTTGGCTTCAGCTGTCTGCCG CCTCTTGCCAGGCCATTGCCTGCCTCCTTTTCCCTGATGGATGGGACTCCCCCATGGTGCGCTCCCTCTGTGGGCATCGTTCGGACAGATATGAGTTGGGGGGCTGCTCTGTGCATTGGGGCTTTGTCCTAGCCATCCTAGGAACATTTGATGCTCTGGTTCTGTCCATATTGGGGTTTACCCTTGGGAAACGGCAGGATGCTCTGCACCCCGATGTCGCTGCACACATCAAGCATG GATTCTCCAAAGAATTTCCATGA